Proteins from a single region of Primulina tabacum isolate GXHZ01 chromosome 5, ASM2559414v2, whole genome shotgun sequence:
- the LOC142547426 gene encoding uncharacterized protein LOC142547426, whose translation MAEADASSLPSLAEQYLLNEKEQKAEVAPKAGGGSDINPLIEAPAEETVQKNEESPTVVDSEDSPAAPAEEGGDASAGESTESSPVSETTDVANAASEESNDSPESDNPVDQETEETPEIKIETAPADFRFPTTNQTRHCFTRYIEYHRCVAAKGEGAPECDKFAKYYRSLCPGEWIDRWNEQRENGTFPGPL comes from the exons ATGGCCGAAGCTGACGCCTCCAGTCTCCCATCCTTGGCTGAG CAATATTTATTGAATGAGAAAGAACAGAAAGCAGAAGTGGCTCCAAAAGCTGGAGGAGGATCTGACATTAATCCCTTGATAGAAGCTCCTGCTGAGGAAACTGTTCAGAAAAATGAGGAATCCCCAACTGTTGTTGATAGTGAAGATTCTCCTGCTGCTCCTGCTGAAGAGGGTGGTGATGCCTCTGCAGGAGAAAGTACGGAATCCAGTCCTGTTAGTGAAACGACTGATGTGGCAAACGCGGCCAGTGAAGAAAGCAATGATAGTCCTGAATCTGATAACCCAGTCGAtcaagaaactgaagagactccaGAGATCAAG ATTGAGACAGCACCAGCAGACTTTCGTTTCCCGACAACGAATCAAACCAGGCACTGCTTCACTAGATATATTGAGTATCATAG GTGCGTTGCTGCTAAAGGTGAAGGTGCTCCAGAGTGTGACAAGTTTGCCAAATATTATCGCTCCCTTTGTCCCGGTGAATGG ATTGATAGATGGAATGAGCAAAGGGAAAATGGCACTTTTCCAGGTCCTCTGTAA